One region of Anticarsia gemmatalis isolate Benzon Research Colony breed Stoneville strain chromosome 2, ilAntGemm2 primary, whole genome shotgun sequence genomic DNA includes:
- the shi gene encoding dynamin-1 shibire isoform X9 produces the protein MAGNMGMEQLIPIVNKLQDAFTQLGVHMQLDLPQIAVVGGQSAGKSSVLENFVGRDFLPRGSGIVTRRPLILQLINANAEYAEFLHCKGKKFVDFNEVRAEIEGETDRITGSNKGISPVPINLRVYSPNVLNLTLIDLPGLTKVPIGDQPVDIEQQIKGMIFQFIRRESCLILAVTPANTDLANSDALKLAKEVDPQGLRTIGVITKLDLMDEGTDARDVLENKLLPLRRGYIGVVNRSQKDIDGRKDIAAALAAERKFFLSHPSYRHMADRLGTPYLQRVLNQQLTNHIRDTLPGLRDKLQKQLLALEKDVDQYKHFRPDDPSIKTKAMLQMIQTLQTDFERTIEGSGSAQINTNELSGGAKINRLFHERFPFEIVKMEFDEKELRREIAFAIRNIHGIRVGLFTPDMAFEAIVKKQIARLKEPSLKCVDLVVSELSNVVRICTERMSRYPRLREETERIIMSHVRSREQMCKDQLVLLIDCELAYMNTNHEDFIGFANAQNQSENAAKSGHRALGNQVIRKGYMCIHNLGIMKGGSRDYWFVLTSESISWYKDEEEREKKYMLPLDGLKLRDLEQGFMSRRHMFALFNPEGRNVYKDYKQLELSCENQDDVDSWKASFLRAGVYPEKTSEAANGDESSDSSGTSSMDPQLERQVETIRNLVDSYMRIVTKTTRDLVPKTIMMMIINNAKDFINGELLAHLYASGDQSQMMEESPEEALKREEMLRMYHACKEALHIIGDVSMATVSTPVPPPVKNDWLESRLDSNPRLSPPSPGGPRRAAPAQQGSLGSRGAPPPPGGGAGRPAPPLPSRPGGAAPPPPSGRPAPQPGLPAPLIPTRPGGGGGPALASAMNQMPPHMRQQVNQAVGQAVTNAAINELSSAFARFNRPGSNMPPKLPERPQNGRPF, from the exons agaCTTCTTGCCCAGAGGTTCTGGAATAGTTACACGACGTCCCTTGATTCTCCAGCTCATAAATGCAAATGCAG AATATGCGGAGTTTCTTCACTGCAAAGGCAAGAAGTTTGTCGATTTCAATGAAGTACGGGCTGAAATTGAGGGGGAGACCGATCGGATCACCGGCTCCAACAAGGGGATATCACCCGTGCCGATCAATCTCCGCGTGTATTCCCCCAATG TACTTAACTTGACCCTGATAGACTTGCCGGGACTTACAAAGGTGCCTATCGGTGACCAGCCGGTAGACATTGAACAACAGATCAAAGGGATGATCTTTCAGTTCATAAGACGCGAGTCATGCCTCATTCTCGCCGTCACGCCAGCCAACACCGATTTGGCTAACAGCGATGCCTTGAAACTTGCAAAGGAAGTCGACCCACAAG GTCTCCGCACAATTGGTGTGATCACCAAACTGGACTTGATGGACGAGGGTACAGACGCACGCGATGTACTGGAGAACAAACTGTTGCCGTTGCGTCGCGGTTACATTGGCGTCGTTAACAGGTCGCAGAAGGATATCGATGGACGTAAGGACATCGCAGCCGCGCTCGCCGCTGAGAGAAAGTTCTTCCTTAG TCACCCATCGTACCGGCACATGGCCGACCGGCTGGGCACGCCGTACCTGCAGCGCGTGCTCAACCAACAGCTAACGAACCACATCCGCGACACGCTGCCCGGCCTGCGCGACAAACTGCAGAAACAACTGCTCGCCCTGGAGAAAGATGTCGACCAGTACAAACACTTCCGCCCAGACGACCCTTCTATCAAAACTAAGGCTATGTTGCA aatgaTCCAAACTCTGCAAACAGATTTCGAACGCACGATCGAAGGTTCTGGTTCAGCACAGATCAATACTAACGAATTGTCTGGAGGTGCCAAAATCAACCGACTGTTCCACGAACGATTCCCATTCGAAATCGTCAAAATGGAGTTCGACGAGAAGGAATTACGTAGAGAGATCGCATTCGCTATTCGAAACATCCACGGTATCAGG GTGGGCTTGTTCACACCGGACATGGCGTTCGAGGCTATCGTAAAGAAACAGATAGCGCGGCTAAAGGAGCCTAGTCTCAAATGCGTTGACCTGGTCGTGTCGGAGCTCTCCAACGTCGTCCGTATCTGCACTGAAAGG ATGTCGCGATACCCGAGGTTGCGTGAGGAGACAGAACGCATTATCATGTCTCACGTTCGTTCTCGTGAACAAATGTGCAAAGATCAACTGGTACTGCTAATTGACTGCGAACTGGCTTACATGAACACGAACCACGAAGATTTCATCGGTTTTGCCAA TGCTCAGAATCAGTCGGAGAACGCCGCCAAGTCGGGACACCGCGCTCTAGGAAACCAAGTCATCAGGAAAGGATACATGTGCATACACAACTTGGGCATAATGAAAG GAGGTTCGCGAGACTACTGGTTCGTTCTCACGTCGGAGAGCATCTCGTGGTACAAAGACGAGGAGGAGCGAGAGAAGAAGTACATGCTGCCTCTGGACGGACTCAAGCTGCGGGACCTGGAGCAAGGGTTCATGTCGCGCAGGCATATGTTCGCGCTCTTCAACCCAGAAGGCAGAAATGTGTACAAg GATTACAAGCAGCTGGAGTTATCATGTGAGAACCAAGACGACGTCGACTCGTGGAAGGCGTCGTTCTTGCGCGCTGGAGTCTACCCGGAGAAGACCTCGGAAGCTGCCAATGGCGACGAG AGTTCAGACAGCTCAGGCACCAGCAGCATGGACCCGCAGCTGGAGCGACAGGTGGAGACGATCCGCAACCTGGTCGACTCGTACATGCGCATCGTGACCAAGACCACGCGCGATCTCGTACCCAAGACCATTATGATGATGATCATTAATAATGCCAAAGATTTCATCAACGGAGAGCTGCTCGCACATCTATACGCGTCAGGCGATCAg TCTCAAATGATGGAAGAATCACCCGAGGAGGCGCTGAAGCGCGAGGAGATGTTGCGCATGTACCACGCGTGCAAGGAGGCGCTGCACATCATCGGCGACGTGTCCATGGCCACCGTGAGCACGCCCGTGCCGCCGCCCGTCAAGAACGACTGGCTGGAGAGCCGCCTCGACTCCAACCCGCGCCTCAGCCCGCCCTCGCCCGGCGGCCCGCGCCGAGCCGCACCCGCACAGCAAG GCTCACTCGGAAGTCGCGGCGCGCCCCCGCCCCCCGGCGGCGGTGCAGGCCGGCCCGCCCCTCCCCTGCCGTCGCGGCCCGGCGGCGCCGCGCCCCCGCCCCCGTCTGGCCGCCCGGCGCCACAGCCGGGCCTGCCCGCGCCACTCATACCCAC GAGgccgggcggcggcggcgggccgGCGCTGGCGAGCGCGATGAACCAGATGCCACCTCACATGCGCCAGCAGGTGAACCAGGCTGTAGGGCAGGCCGTCACCAACGCCGCCATCAATGAACTGAGCTCAGCCTTCGCACGATTCAA
- the shi gene encoding dynamin-1 shibire isoform X7 encodes MAGNMGMEQLIPIVNKLQDAFTQLGVHMQLDLPQIAVVGGQSAGKSSVLENFVGRDFLPRGSGIVTRRPLILQLINANAEYAEFLHCKGKKFVDFNEVRAEIEGETDRITGSNKGISPVPINLRVYSPNVLNLTLIDLPGLTKVPIGDQPVDIEQQIKGMIFQFIRRESCLILAVTPANTDLANSDALKLAKEVDPQGLRTIGVITKLDLMDEGTDARDVLENKLLPLRRGYIGVVNRSQKDIDGRKDIAAALAAERKFFLSHPSYRHMADRLGTPYLQRVLNQQLTNHIRDTLPGLRDKLQKQLLALEKDVDQYKHFRPDDPSIKTKAMLQMIQTLQTDFERTIEGSGSAQINTNELSGGAKINRLFHERFPFEIVKMEFDEKELRREIAFAIRNIHGIRVGLFTPDMAFEAIVKKQIARLKEPSLKCVDLVVSELSNVVRICTERMSRYPRLREETERIIMSHVRSREQMCKDQLVLLIDCELAYMNTNHEDFIGFANAQNQSENAAKSGHRALGNQVIRKGYMCIHNLGIMKGGSRDYWFVLTSESISWYKDEEEREKKYMLPLDGLKLRDLEQGFMSRRHMFALFNPEGRNVYKDYKQLELSCENQDDVDSWKASFLRAGVYPEKTSEAANGDENEGTESSDSSGTSSMDPQLERQVETIRNLVDSYMRIVTKTTRDLVPKTIMMMIINNAKDFINGELLAHLYASGDQSQMMEESPEEALKREEMLRMYHACKEALHIIGDVSMATVSTPVPPPVKNDWLESRLDSNPRLSPPSPGGPRRAAPAQQGSLGSRGAPPPPGGGAGRPAPPLPSRPGGAAPPPPSGRPAPQPGLPAPLIPTRPGGGGGPALASAMNQMPPHMRQQVNQAVGQAVTNAAINELSSAFARFNRPGSNMPPKLPERPQNGRPF; translated from the exons agaCTTCTTGCCCAGAGGTTCTGGAATAGTTACACGACGTCCCTTGATTCTCCAGCTCATAAATGCAAATGCAG AATATGCGGAGTTTCTTCACTGCAAAGGCAAGAAGTTTGTCGATTTCAATGAAGTACGGGCTGAAATTGAGGGGGAGACCGATCGGATCACCGGCTCCAACAAGGGGATATCACCCGTGCCGATCAATCTCCGCGTGTATTCCCCCAATG TACTTAACTTGACCCTGATAGACTTGCCGGGACTTACAAAGGTGCCTATCGGTGACCAGCCGGTAGACATTGAACAACAGATCAAAGGGATGATCTTTCAGTTCATAAGACGCGAGTCATGCCTCATTCTCGCCGTCACGCCAGCCAACACCGATTTGGCTAACAGCGATGCCTTGAAACTTGCAAAGGAAGTCGACCCACAAG GTCTCCGCACAATTGGTGTGATCACCAAACTGGACTTGATGGACGAGGGTACAGACGCACGCGATGTACTGGAGAACAAACTGTTGCCGTTGCGTCGCGGTTACATTGGCGTCGTTAACAGGTCGCAGAAGGATATCGATGGACGTAAGGACATCGCAGCCGCGCTCGCCGCTGAGAGAAAGTTCTTCCTTAG TCACCCATCGTACCGGCACATGGCCGACCGGCTGGGCACGCCGTACCTGCAGCGCGTGCTCAACCAACAGCTAACGAACCACATCCGCGACACGCTGCCCGGCCTGCGCGACAAACTGCAGAAACAACTGCTCGCCCTGGAGAAAGATGTCGACCAGTACAAACACTTCCGCCCAGACGACCCTTCTATCAAAACTAAGGCTATGTTGCA aatgaTCCAAACTCTGCAAACAGATTTCGAACGCACGATCGAAGGTTCTGGTTCAGCACAGATCAATACTAACGAATTGTCTGGAGGTGCCAAAATCAACCGACTGTTCCACGAACGATTCCCATTCGAAATCGTCAAAATGGAGTTCGACGAGAAGGAATTACGTAGAGAGATCGCATTCGCTATTCGAAACATCCACGGTATCAGG GTGGGCTTGTTCACACCGGACATGGCGTTCGAGGCTATCGTAAAGAAACAGATAGCGCGGCTAAAGGAGCCTAGTCTCAAATGCGTTGACCTGGTCGTGTCGGAGCTCTCCAACGTCGTCCGTATCTGCACTGAAAGG ATGTCGCGATACCCGAGGTTGCGTGAGGAGACAGAACGCATTATCATGTCTCACGTTCGTTCTCGTGAACAAATGTGCAAAGATCAACTGGTACTGCTAATTGACTGCGAACTGGCTTACATGAACACGAACCACGAAGATTTCATCGGTTTTGCCAA TGCTCAGAATCAGTCGGAGAACGCCGCCAAGTCGGGACACCGCGCTCTAGGAAACCAAGTCATCAGGAAAGGATACATGTGCATACACAACTTGGGCATAATGAAAG GAGGTTCGCGAGACTACTGGTTCGTTCTCACGTCGGAGAGCATCTCGTGGTACAAAGACGAGGAGGAGCGAGAGAAGAAGTACATGCTGCCTCTGGACGGACTCAAGCTGCGGGACCTGGAGCAAGGGTTCATGTCGCGCAGGCATATGTTCGCGCTCTTCAACCCAGAAGGCAGAAATGTGTACAAg GATTACAAGCAGCTGGAGTTATCATGTGAGAACCAAGACGACGTCGACTCGTGGAAGGCGTCGTTCTTGCGCGCTGGAGTCTACCCGGAGAAGACCTCGGAAGCTGCCAATGGCGACGAG AATGAAGGAACTGAG AGTTCAGACAGCTCAGGCACCAGCAGCATGGACCCGCAGCTGGAGCGACAGGTGGAGACGATCCGCAACCTGGTCGACTCGTACATGCGCATCGTGACCAAGACCACGCGCGATCTCGTACCCAAGACCATTATGATGATGATCATTAATAATGCCAAAGATTTCATCAACGGAGAGCTGCTCGCACATCTATACGCGTCAGGCGATCAg TCTCAAATGATGGAAGAATCACCCGAGGAGGCGCTGAAGCGCGAGGAGATGTTGCGCATGTACCACGCGTGCAAGGAGGCGCTGCACATCATCGGCGACGTGTCCATGGCCACCGTGAGCACGCCCGTGCCGCCGCCCGTCAAGAACGACTGGCTGGAGAGCCGCCTCGACTCCAACCCGCGCCTCAGCCCGCCCTCGCCCGGCGGCCCGCGCCGAGCCGCACCCGCACAGCAAG GCTCACTCGGAAGTCGCGGCGCGCCCCCGCCCCCCGGCGGCGGTGCAGGCCGGCCCGCCCCTCCCCTGCCGTCGCGGCCCGGCGGCGCCGCGCCCCCGCCCCCGTCTGGCCGCCCGGCGCCACAGCCGGGCCTGCCCGCGCCACTCATACCCAC GAGgccgggcggcggcggcgggccgGCGCTGGCGAGCGCGATGAACCAGATGCCACCTCACATGCGCCAGCAGGTGAACCAGGCTGTAGGGCAGGCCGTCACCAACGCCGCCATCAATGAACTGAGCTCAGCCTTCGCACGATTCAA
- the shi gene encoding dynamin-1 shibire isoform X1 — MAGNFGMQQLIPIVNKLQDAFVQMGVHMSLDLPQIAVVGGQSAGKSSVLENFVGRDFLPRGSGIVTRRPLILQLINANAEYAEFLHCKGKKFVDFNEVRAEIEGETDRITGSNKGISPVPINLRVYSPNVLNLTLIDLPGLTKVPIGDQPVDIEQQIKGMIFQFIRRESCLILAVTPANTDLANSDALKLAKEVDPQGLRTIGVITKLDLMDEGTDARDVLENKLLPLRRGYIGVVNRSQKDIDGRKDIAAALAAERKFFLSHPSYRHMADRLGTPYLQRVLNQQLTNHIRDTLPGLRDKLQKQLLALEKDVDQYKHFRPDDPSIKTKAMLQMIQTLQTDFERTIEGSGSAQINTNELSGGAKINRLFHERFPFEIVKMEFDEKELRREIAFAIRNIHGIRVGLFTPDMAFEAIVKKQIARLKEPSLKCVDLVVSELSNVVRICTERMSRYPRLREETERIIMSHVRSREQMCKDQLVLLIDCELAYMNTNHEDFIGFANESFSSSAQNQSENAAKSGHRALGNQVIRKGYMCIHNLGIMKGGSRDYWFVLTSESISWYKDEEEREKKYMLPLDGLKLRDLEQGFMSRRHMFALFNPEGRNVYKDYKQLELSCENQDDVDSWKASFLRAGVYPEKTSEAANGDELFLPSLGLGENKGRSSDSSGTSSMDPQLERQVETIRNLVDSYMRIVTKTTRDLVPKTIMMMIINNAKDFINGELLAHLYASGDQSQMMEESPEEALKREEMLRMYHACKEALHIIGDVSMATVSTPVPPPVKNDWLESRLDSNPRLSPPSPGGPRRAAPAQQGSLGSRGAPPPPGGGAGRPAPPLPSRPGGAAPPPPSGRPAPQPGLPAPLIPTRPGGGGGPALASAMNQMPPHMRQQVNQAVGQAVTNAAINELSSAFARFNRPGSNMPPKLPERPQNGRPF, encoded by the exons agaCTTCTTGCCCAGAGGTTCTGGAATAGTTACACGACGTCCCTTGATTCTCCAGCTCATAAATGCAAATGCAG AATATGCGGAGTTTCTTCACTGCAAAGGCAAGAAGTTTGTCGATTTCAATGAAGTACGGGCTGAAATTGAGGGGGAGACCGATCGGATCACCGGCTCCAACAAGGGGATATCACCCGTGCCGATCAATCTCCGCGTGTATTCCCCCAATG TACTTAACTTGACCCTGATAGACTTGCCGGGACTTACAAAGGTGCCTATCGGTGACCAGCCGGTAGACATTGAACAACAGATCAAAGGGATGATCTTTCAGTTCATAAGACGCGAGTCATGCCTCATTCTCGCCGTCACGCCAGCCAACACCGATTTGGCTAACAGCGATGCCTTGAAACTTGCAAAGGAAGTCGACCCACAAG GTCTCCGCACAATTGGTGTGATCACCAAACTGGACTTGATGGACGAGGGTACAGACGCACGCGATGTACTGGAGAACAAACTGTTGCCGTTGCGTCGCGGTTACATTGGCGTCGTTAACAGGTCGCAGAAGGATATCGATGGACGTAAGGACATCGCAGCCGCGCTCGCCGCTGAGAGAAAGTTCTTCCTTAG TCACCCATCGTACCGGCACATGGCCGACCGGCTGGGCACGCCGTACCTGCAGCGCGTGCTCAACCAACAGCTAACGAACCACATCCGCGACACGCTGCCCGGCCTGCGCGACAAACTGCAGAAACAACTGCTCGCCCTGGAGAAAGATGTCGACCAGTACAAACACTTCCGCCCAGACGACCCTTCTATCAAAACTAAGGCTATGTTGCA aatgaTCCAAACTCTGCAAACAGATTTCGAACGCACGATCGAAGGTTCTGGTTCAGCACAGATCAATACTAACGAATTGTCTGGAGGTGCCAAAATCAACCGACTGTTCCACGAACGATTCCCATTCGAAATCGTCAAAATGGAGTTCGACGAGAAGGAATTACGTAGAGAGATCGCATTCGCTATTCGAAACATCCACGGTATCAGG GTGGGCTTGTTCACACCGGACATGGCGTTCGAGGCTATCGTAAAGAAACAGATAGCGCGGCTAAAGGAGCCTAGTCTCAAATGCGTTGACCTGGTCGTGTCGGAGCTCTCCAACGTCGTCCGTATCTGCACTGAAAGG ATGTCGCGATACCCGAGGTTGCGTGAGGAGACAGAACGCATTATCATGTCTCACGTTCGTTCTCGTGAACAAATGTGCAAAGATCAACTGGTACTGCTAATTGACTGCGAACTGGCTTACATGAACACGAACCACGAAGATTTCATCGGTTTTGCCAA CGAATCGTTTTCTTCCAGTGCTCAGAATCAGTCGGAGAACGCCGCCAAGTCGGGACACCGCGCTCTAGGAAACCAAGTCATCAGGAAAGGATACATGTGCATACACAACTTGGGCATAATGAAAG GAGGTTCGCGAGACTACTGGTTCGTTCTCACGTCGGAGAGCATCTCGTGGTACAAAGACGAGGAGGAGCGAGAGAAGAAGTACATGCTGCCTCTGGACGGACTCAAGCTGCGGGACCTGGAGCAAGGGTTCATGTCGCGCAGGCATATGTTCGCGCTCTTCAACCCAGAAGGCAGAAATGTGTACAAg GATTACAAGCAGCTGGAGTTATCATGTGAGAACCAAGACGACGTCGACTCGTGGAAGGCGTCGTTCTTGCGCGCTGGAGTCTACCCGGAGAAGACCTCGGAAGCTGCCAATGGCGACGAG ttatttctgCCTTCCCTGGGGTTAGGTGAAAATAAAGGAAGA AGTTCAGACAGCTCAGGCACCAGCAGCATGGACCCGCAGCTGGAGCGACAGGTGGAGACGATCCGCAACCTGGTCGACTCGTACATGCGCATCGTGACCAAGACCACGCGCGATCTCGTACCCAAGACCATTATGATGATGATCATTAATAATGCCAAAGATTTCATCAACGGAGAGCTGCTCGCACATCTATACGCGTCAGGCGATCAg TCTCAAATGATGGAAGAATCACCCGAGGAGGCGCTGAAGCGCGAGGAGATGTTGCGCATGTACCACGCGTGCAAGGAGGCGCTGCACATCATCGGCGACGTGTCCATGGCCACCGTGAGCACGCCCGTGCCGCCGCCCGTCAAGAACGACTGGCTGGAGAGCCGCCTCGACTCCAACCCGCGCCTCAGCCCGCCCTCGCCCGGCGGCCCGCGCCGAGCCGCACCCGCACAGCAAG GCTCACTCGGAAGTCGCGGCGCGCCCCCGCCCCCCGGCGGCGGTGCAGGCCGGCCCGCCCCTCCCCTGCCGTCGCGGCCCGGCGGCGCCGCGCCCCCGCCCCCGTCTGGCCGCCCGGCGCCACAGCCGGGCCTGCCCGCGCCACTCATACCCAC GAGgccgggcggcggcggcgggccgGCGCTGGCGAGCGCGATGAACCAGATGCCACCTCACATGCGCCAGCAGGTGAACCAGGCTGTAGGGCAGGCCGTCACCAACGCCGCCATCAATGAACTGAGCTCAGCCTTCGCACGATTCAA
- the shi gene encoding dynamin-1 shibire isoform X2 yields the protein MAGNMGMEQLIPIVNKLQDAFTQLGVHMQLDLPQIAVVGGQSAGKSSVLENFVGRDFLPRGSGIVTRRPLILQLINANAEYAEFLHCKGKKFVDFNEVRAEIEGETDRITGSNKGISPVPINLRVYSPNVLNLTLIDLPGLTKVPIGDQPVDIEQQIKGMIFQFIRRESCLILAVTPANTDLANSDALKLAKEVDPQGLRTIGVITKLDLMDEGTDARDVLENKLLPLRRGYIGVVNRSQKDIDGRKDIAAALAAERKFFLSHPSYRHMADRLGTPYLQRVLNQQLTNHIRDTLPGLRDKLQKQLLALEKDVDQYKHFRPDDPSIKTKAMLQMIQTLQTDFERTIEGSGSAQINTNELSGGAKINRLFHERFPFEIVKMEFDEKELRREIAFAIRNIHGIRVGLFTPDMAFEAIVKKQIARLKEPSLKCVDLVVSELSNVVRICTERMSRYPRLREETERIIMSHVRSREQMCKDQLVLLIDCELAYMNTNHEDFIGFANESFSSSAQNQSENAAKSGHRALGNQVIRKGYMCIHNLGIMKGGSRDYWFVLTSESISWYKDEEEREKKYMLPLDGLKLRDLEQGFMSRRHMFALFNPEGRNVYKDYKQLELSCENQDDVDSWKASFLRAGVYPEKTSEAANGDELFLPSLGLGENKGRSSDSSGTSSMDPQLERQVETIRNLVDSYMRIVTKTTRDLVPKTIMMMIINNAKDFINGELLAHLYASGDQSQMMEESPEEALKREEMLRMYHACKEALHIIGDVSMATVSTPVPPPVKNDWLESRLDSNPRLSPPSPGGPRRAAPAQQGSLGSRGAPPPPGGGAGRPAPPLPSRPGGAAPPPPSGRPAPQPGLPAPLIPTRPGGGGGPALASAMNQMPPHMRQQVNQAVGQAVTNAAINELSSAFARFNRPGSNMPPKLPERPQNGRPF from the exons agaCTTCTTGCCCAGAGGTTCTGGAATAGTTACACGACGTCCCTTGATTCTCCAGCTCATAAATGCAAATGCAG AATATGCGGAGTTTCTTCACTGCAAAGGCAAGAAGTTTGTCGATTTCAATGAAGTACGGGCTGAAATTGAGGGGGAGACCGATCGGATCACCGGCTCCAACAAGGGGATATCACCCGTGCCGATCAATCTCCGCGTGTATTCCCCCAATG TACTTAACTTGACCCTGATAGACTTGCCGGGACTTACAAAGGTGCCTATCGGTGACCAGCCGGTAGACATTGAACAACAGATCAAAGGGATGATCTTTCAGTTCATAAGACGCGAGTCATGCCTCATTCTCGCCGTCACGCCAGCCAACACCGATTTGGCTAACAGCGATGCCTTGAAACTTGCAAAGGAAGTCGACCCACAAG GTCTCCGCACAATTGGTGTGATCACCAAACTGGACTTGATGGACGAGGGTACAGACGCACGCGATGTACTGGAGAACAAACTGTTGCCGTTGCGTCGCGGTTACATTGGCGTCGTTAACAGGTCGCAGAAGGATATCGATGGACGTAAGGACATCGCAGCCGCGCTCGCCGCTGAGAGAAAGTTCTTCCTTAG TCACCCATCGTACCGGCACATGGCCGACCGGCTGGGCACGCCGTACCTGCAGCGCGTGCTCAACCAACAGCTAACGAACCACATCCGCGACACGCTGCCCGGCCTGCGCGACAAACTGCAGAAACAACTGCTCGCCCTGGAGAAAGATGTCGACCAGTACAAACACTTCCGCCCAGACGACCCTTCTATCAAAACTAAGGCTATGTTGCA aatgaTCCAAACTCTGCAAACAGATTTCGAACGCACGATCGAAGGTTCTGGTTCAGCACAGATCAATACTAACGAATTGTCTGGAGGTGCCAAAATCAACCGACTGTTCCACGAACGATTCCCATTCGAAATCGTCAAAATGGAGTTCGACGAGAAGGAATTACGTAGAGAGATCGCATTCGCTATTCGAAACATCCACGGTATCAGG GTGGGCTTGTTCACACCGGACATGGCGTTCGAGGCTATCGTAAAGAAACAGATAGCGCGGCTAAAGGAGCCTAGTCTCAAATGCGTTGACCTGGTCGTGTCGGAGCTCTCCAACGTCGTCCGTATCTGCACTGAAAGG ATGTCGCGATACCCGAGGTTGCGTGAGGAGACAGAACGCATTATCATGTCTCACGTTCGTTCTCGTGAACAAATGTGCAAAGATCAACTGGTACTGCTAATTGACTGCGAACTGGCTTACATGAACACGAACCACGAAGATTTCATCGGTTTTGCCAA CGAATCGTTTTCTTCCAGTGCTCAGAATCAGTCGGAGAACGCCGCCAAGTCGGGACACCGCGCTCTAGGAAACCAAGTCATCAGGAAAGGATACATGTGCATACACAACTTGGGCATAATGAAAG GAGGTTCGCGAGACTACTGGTTCGTTCTCACGTCGGAGAGCATCTCGTGGTACAAAGACGAGGAGGAGCGAGAGAAGAAGTACATGCTGCCTCTGGACGGACTCAAGCTGCGGGACCTGGAGCAAGGGTTCATGTCGCGCAGGCATATGTTCGCGCTCTTCAACCCAGAAGGCAGAAATGTGTACAAg GATTACAAGCAGCTGGAGTTATCATGTGAGAACCAAGACGACGTCGACTCGTGGAAGGCGTCGTTCTTGCGCGCTGGAGTCTACCCGGAGAAGACCTCGGAAGCTGCCAATGGCGACGAG ttatttctgCCTTCCCTGGGGTTAGGTGAAAATAAAGGAAGA AGTTCAGACAGCTCAGGCACCAGCAGCATGGACCCGCAGCTGGAGCGACAGGTGGAGACGATCCGCAACCTGGTCGACTCGTACATGCGCATCGTGACCAAGACCACGCGCGATCTCGTACCCAAGACCATTATGATGATGATCATTAATAATGCCAAAGATTTCATCAACGGAGAGCTGCTCGCACATCTATACGCGTCAGGCGATCAg TCTCAAATGATGGAAGAATCACCCGAGGAGGCGCTGAAGCGCGAGGAGATGTTGCGCATGTACCACGCGTGCAAGGAGGCGCTGCACATCATCGGCGACGTGTCCATGGCCACCGTGAGCACGCCCGTGCCGCCGCCCGTCAAGAACGACTGGCTGGAGAGCCGCCTCGACTCCAACCCGCGCCTCAGCCCGCCCTCGCCCGGCGGCCCGCGCCGAGCCGCACCCGCACAGCAAG GCTCACTCGGAAGTCGCGGCGCGCCCCCGCCCCCCGGCGGCGGTGCAGGCCGGCCCGCCCCTCCCCTGCCGTCGCGGCCCGGCGGCGCCGCGCCCCCGCCCCCGTCTGGCCGCCCGGCGCCACAGCCGGGCCTGCCCGCGCCACTCATACCCAC GAGgccgggcggcggcggcgggccgGCGCTGGCGAGCGCGATGAACCAGATGCCACCTCACATGCGCCAGCAGGTGAACCAGGCTGTAGGGCAGGCCGTCACCAACGCCGCCATCAATGAACTGAGCTCAGCCTTCGCACGATTCAA